Proteins found in one Pseudomonas sp. P8_241 genomic segment:
- a CDS encoding alpha/beta hydrolase has product MSTFIQGGNVQANGIRQHYLRYGGQGSTGKPIVLLIPGITSPAITWGFVAERLGQHFDTYVLDARGRGLSSTGPELDYGTDACADDIGAFAKAMGINAYHLVGHSMGARFAVRSAVRNPAGLQSLVLIDPPVSGPGRREYPSKLSWYVDSIRQSLSGMDADAMRAFCPTWTEEQLQIRAEWLHTCYTPAIVRAFNDFHDVDFHQDLPHLPVPALLIVAGRGGVIQAGDEAEIRDLQPGIQIARVENAGHMIPWDDLEGFFAAFGDFLGQPLT; this is encoded by the coding sequence ATGAGCACCTTCATTCAGGGCGGCAACGTTCAAGCCAATGGTATCCGTCAGCACTACCTGCGATATGGCGGTCAGGGCAGCACCGGCAAACCGATAGTGTTGCTGATTCCCGGTATCACCAGCCCGGCGATCACCTGGGGGTTTGTCGCCGAGCGCCTGGGTCAGCATTTCGATACCTACGTACTGGACGCTCGCGGCCGCGGCCTGTCCTCCACCGGACCGGAACTGGATTACGGCACCGACGCCTGCGCCGATGACATCGGCGCATTCGCCAAGGCCATGGGCATAAATGCCTATCACCTGGTGGGCCACTCCATGGGCGCGCGCTTTGCCGTGCGCAGCGCAGTGCGCAATCCAGCGGGCCTACAAAGCCTGGTACTGATCGATCCCCCCGTCTCCGGTCCAGGCCGGCGCGAGTACCCGAGCAAGCTGTCGTGGTACGTGGACTCGATCCGCCAATCACTGAGCGGGATGGACGCCGACGCCATGCGCGCCTTCTGCCCGACCTGGACCGAGGAACAACTGCAAATACGCGCCGAGTGGCTGCACACCTGCTACACACCTGCCATCGTCCGCGCCTTCAACGATTTTCATGACGTGGACTTTCATCAGGATCTGCCGCACCTGCCTGTACCTGCCCTGCTGATCGTTGCCGGTCGCGGCGGCGTGATTCAGGCCGGGGACGAAGCAGAAATTCGCGATCTACAACCCGGCATCCAGATTGCTCGCGTTGAAAACGCGGGACACATGATTCCGTGGGATGACCTCGAGGGTTTTTTCGCGGCTTTCGGCGATTTCCTCGGTCAGCCCCTGACCTGA